One segment of Herbaspirillum hiltneri N3 DNA contains the following:
- the pyk gene encoding pyruvate kinase: MRRQRQAKIVATLGPASATKDMIKALFEAGADVFRFNFSHGTHADHHARFEIVRAVEREVGRPIAILADLQGPKLRVGQFADGKVQLEAGQEFVLDCDTTPGDTTRVCLPHAELFEVIAAGQSLLLDDGKLRLQVLDSDGQRIRTWVINGGALSDRKGVNVPDAVLPIPALTEKDKRDLSFALELGVDWIALSFVQRPEDVHEARALINGRAAVLSKLEKPAALDRLDEIVQASDAIMVARGDLGVELPPERVPGTQKRILRACRQQGKPIIIATQMLESMITSPVPTRAEVSDVASAIYDGSDAVMLSAESANGSYPLQAVAMMDRVIGEVERDPLYRNMIDAQQETPQSNSSDAICSALRDVTRIVGATATVTYTSSGHTSLRAARERPMAPILSITPKIATARKLALVWGVHSTISDQIHNESEMVSAACQTALREGFAKKGDQIAITAGMPFGQPGSTNLLRLAQV, from the coding sequence ATGCGACGTCAACGCCAGGCAAAAATCGTAGCCACGCTCGGCCCCGCCAGCGCCACCAAAGACATGATCAAGGCCTTGTTCGAAGCAGGCGCCGATGTGTTCCGCTTCAACTTCAGCCACGGCACCCACGCCGACCATCATGCGCGCTTCGAGATCGTGCGCGCGGTCGAGCGCGAAGTCGGTCGGCCGATTGCCATCCTCGCCGACCTGCAAGGTCCCAAGCTGCGCGTCGGTCAATTCGCCGACGGCAAGGTTCAGTTGGAAGCAGGGCAAGAGTTCGTGCTTGACTGCGACACTACGCCAGGCGACACCACGCGCGTCTGCCTGCCGCATGCCGAACTGTTCGAGGTCATTGCCGCCGGCCAGTCGCTGCTGCTCGACGACGGCAAACTGCGCCTGCAGGTGCTGGACAGCGACGGCCAACGCATCCGCACGTGGGTCATCAACGGCGGCGCCTTGTCCGACCGCAAGGGCGTCAACGTACCCGATGCCGTGCTGCCGATTCCCGCGCTGACCGAGAAGGACAAGCGCGATCTGTCCTTTGCACTGGAACTCGGCGTCGACTGGATTGCATTATCTTTCGTCCAGCGTCCGGAAGACGTGCACGAAGCCCGCGCCCTGATCAACGGCCGCGCCGCCGTGCTGTCCAAACTGGAAAAACCCGCGGCCCTCGACCGCCTCGACGAAATCGTCCAGGCCTCCGACGCCATCATGGTCGCGCGCGGCGACCTCGGCGTCGAGCTGCCGCCCGAGCGCGTGCCCGGCACGCAAAAGCGCATCCTGCGCGCCTGCCGCCAGCAGGGCAAGCCGATCATCATCGCTACCCAGATGCTGGAATCGATGATCACCAGCCCGGTGCCGACGCGCGCCGAAGTCTCCGACGTCGCCAGCGCCATCTATGACGGCTCCGACGCCGTCATGCTGTCTGCCGAATCCGCCAACGGCAGCTATCCGTTGCAAGCGGTCGCCATGATGGACCGCGTCATCGGCGAAGTCGAACGCGACCCGCTTTACCGCAACATGATCGACGCCCAGCAGGAAACGCCGCAGTCCAACAGTTCCGACGCCATCTGTTCAGCGCTGCGCGACGTCACGCGCATCGTCGGCGCCACGGCCACCGTGACCTACACCAGCTCCGGCCACACCAGCCTGCGCGCTGCCCGCGAACGCCCGATGGCGCCGATCCTGAGCATTACACCGAAGATTGCAACGGCACGAAAACTGGCACTGGTGTGGGGCGTGCATTCAACGATCAGCGACCAGATCCACAACGAAAGCGAGATGGTCAGCGCGGCATGCCAAACGGCATTGAGGGAAGGATTTGCGAAGAAAGGCGATCAGATCGCCATCACCGCCGGCATGCCTTTTGGGCAGCCGGGGAGTACTAACTTGTTGCGGTTGGCGCAGGTGTAA
- a CDS encoding LysR family transcriptional regulator translates to MEIYQLRAFLTVASTGHLTRAAEILNLTQPTVSKQVKALEEELGVTLFERTSSGMTITKPGELLLEHARKTLSNAVDLVNTARKMQGEVAGTVRLGTIIDPDYIRLGMLLRHIVSFYPKMEIRLAHGISGFIMEQVAARKLDCGFYLGEVDDPAMCTLRLSTLTYLVVAPPTWAGKIAEAGWREIAAMPWVGTPVYSSQHRLVREMFQEYGGEQTTVAEADQESSMASLVKMGVGLCLLRNDVAMAAQGKGELVIWDKIEQHCALSFIYLKSCSSDVGVSTLLGVIKDVWGIDDIKA, encoded by the coding sequence ATGGAAATTTATCAACTTCGCGCTTTCTTGACCGTTGCCAGCACAGGTCACTTGACGCGTGCCGCTGAGATCCTGAATCTCACACAGCCGACCGTCAGTAAGCAAGTCAAGGCCCTTGAGGAAGAACTCGGCGTGACGCTCTTCGAGCGTACTTCCAGCGGCATGACGATCACCAAGCCGGGGGAGCTTCTGCTGGAGCATGCGCGCAAGACTCTCAGCAATGCCGTTGATCTGGTCAACACGGCCAGGAAGATGCAAGGAGAGGTGGCTGGAACGGTACGCCTGGGGACCATTATCGATCCGGACTATATCCGTCTCGGAATGCTCTTGCGGCACATTGTCAGCTTTTATCCGAAAATGGAAATCAGGCTGGCGCATGGTATTTCCGGCTTCATCATGGAGCAGGTCGCCGCACGCAAACTGGACTGCGGTTTCTATCTTGGTGAAGTCGATGATCCGGCCATGTGCACGTTGCGATTGAGCACGCTGACCTATCTGGTCGTAGCGCCGCCCACTTGGGCTGGAAAAATCGCTGAAGCAGGCTGGCGAGAGATTGCTGCCATGCCTTGGGTGGGTACGCCGGTGTATAGTTCGCAGCATCGCCTGGTGCGGGAGATGTTTCAGGAATACGGGGGGGAGCAGACGACCGTAGCGGAAGCGGACCAAGAATCTTCCATGGCAAGTCTGGTCAAGATGGGTGTCGGTCTGTGCCTATTGCGTAACGACGTCGCCATGGCAGCACAAGGGAAAGGGGAGCTGGTCATCTGGGACAAGATAGAACAGCACTGCGCCTTGTCTTTCATTTATCTGAAAAGCTGTTCCAGCGATGTCGGCGTCAGTACGTTGCTAGGCGTCATAAAGGACGTCTGGGGCATCGACGATATCAAGGCATAG
- a CDS encoding sensor domain-containing diguanylate cyclase: MNNLWRVKWTLKAKVIMVVVAAVLVTTAVIVAVSLTVMKRDIKALIGAQQYTTIKMIATALDESFQTRRITLRSLSQGLPPAARHDPHLLQVYLASHTSLTELFFNFSVFGADGQLLANFIDTNAIGRFNVADREYMQRTLEQKRGVISEPLRSQISKRAIVLMTEPVFDDSGNIVMVFVASIDLQQANFLGQFTNIKVGKTGFIYIITSKGVIVDHADKARILQHVDSAGGKSGGTQQALAGFEGSMEGLSRSGQPALFSFKRMQTVDWIIGSIYLQNDAFQPIRDMQDKALLLSLVMAVLAGWLAWLIMSRLIDPLHRLHGHIQKIRSAKTYDEVPLSYREDEIGDLGSAFNSLMRERKDAEMELDQARVNLESMNKALERLALEDDLTGLANRRQFDLSLQEEFSRAMRNGNSLALVMIDVDHFKQYNDIYGHLAGDQCLRKVGRVIKAQQTRPGDLMARYGGEEVGILLPGADEAGAMAVAERIRMAVRQLGLLHEGNEAGIVTISAGVSAFVPIRDVDAPDKLMRAADKALYLAKAQGRDRICSSSDLPASS; encoded by the coding sequence TTGAACAATCTGTGGCGAGTCAAATGGACGCTCAAGGCCAAGGTCATCATGGTCGTGGTCGCTGCCGTCCTCGTGACGACGGCGGTGATTGTCGCCGTTTCGCTGACCGTCATGAAGCGCGACATCAAGGCGCTGATCGGCGCGCAGCAATACACGACGATCAAGATGATCGCCACCGCCCTCGACGAGAGCTTCCAGACGCGCCGCATCACCCTGCGTTCGCTATCGCAGGGTTTGCCCCCGGCAGCGCGGCATGACCCGCACCTGCTGCAGGTCTACCTCGCCAGCCACACCAGCCTGACCGAGCTGTTCTTCAATTTCTCGGTGTTCGGCGCCGACGGCCAGCTGCTCGCCAATTTCATCGACACCAACGCCATCGGCCGTTTCAACGTCGCCGACCGCGAATACATGCAGCGCACCCTGGAACAAAAGCGCGGCGTGATTTCCGAACCGCTGCGCAGCCAGATATCGAAGCGCGCCATCGTGCTGATGACCGAGCCGGTGTTCGACGACAGCGGCAACATCGTGATGGTGTTCGTCGCCAGCATCGATTTGCAACAAGCCAATTTCCTCGGCCAGTTCACCAACATCAAGGTCGGCAAGACCGGCTTCATCTACATCATCACCTCCAAGGGCGTGATCGTCGACCACGCCGACAAGGCGCGCATCCTGCAGCATGTCGACAGCGCCGGCGGCAAGAGCGGCGGCACCCAGCAGGCGCTGGCCGGTTTCGAAGGCAGCATGGAAGGCCTCAGCCGGAGCGGCCAGCCCGCGCTGTTTTCGTTCAAGCGCATGCAGACGGTGGATTGGATCATCGGGTCGATCTATCTGCAGAACGACGCTTTCCAGCCGATCCGCGACATGCAGGACAAGGCCTTGCTGCTGTCGCTGGTGATGGCCGTTCTGGCCGGCTGGCTGGCCTGGCTGATCATGTCGCGCCTGATCGATCCGCTGCACCGGCTGCACGGCCACATCCAGAAAATCCGCAGCGCCAAGACCTATGACGAAGTGCCGCTATCGTATCGGGAAGACGAGATCGGCGACCTCGGCAGCGCGTTCAATTCCCTCATGCGCGAGCGCAAGGATGCCGAGATGGAGCTAGACCAGGCGCGCGTCAATCTGGAAAGCATGAACAAGGCGCTCGAACGGCTGGCGCTGGAGGATGATCTCACGGGCCTCGCCAATCGCCGCCAGTTCGATCTCAGCCTGCAGGAAGAATTCAGCCGCGCCATGCGCAACGGCAATTCGCTGGCGCTGGTGATGATCGACGTCGATCACTTCAAGCAATACAACGACATTTACGGCCACCTCGCCGGCGACCAGTGCCTGCGCAAGGTCGGACGCGTGATCAAGGCGCAGCAGACGCGTCCCGGCGACCTGATGGCGCGCTACGGCGGGGAGGAAGTGGGCATCCTGCTGCCCGGCGCCGACGAGGCCGGCGCGATGGCGGTGGCCGAACGCATCCGCATGGCGGTGCGCCAGCTCGGCCTGCTGCATGAAGGCAACGAAGCAGGCATCGTCACCATCAGCGCGGGCGTGAGCGCGTTCGTACCGATCCGCGACGTCGACGCGCCCGACAAACTCATGCGCGCCGCCGACAAGGCGCTGTATCTCGCCAAGGCGCAGGGCCGCGATCGCATCTGCAGCAGCAGCGATTTGCCGGCCTCGTCCTGA